The following are encoded together in the bacterium genome:
- a CDS encoding acyl-CoA dehydrogenase family protein, which produces MIDFDLSDGIKNMRNMTHMVAEQAMRPISRESDEKEHEKPMEFLSMMWNVSKGATMTGGADGDDKPSKKKDKGPNERILGMCVTVEELCWGDVGLYLSIPNPGLGGAAVQAAGTPEQKERFLARFRDGDPKWGAMAITEPGCGSDSAAIQTTAVRDGDHWVLNGTKIFCTSGLMAAEKSDGFVVVWATLDRSAGRSGIRAFVVDAHTPGMYVTKVEDKLGIRASDTATIVFEDCRIPLDNILGSAEVKKTGGFKGAMATFDATRPIVAASAIGVARAALDFVRDTLKEKGVTVRYGAPLHKLTALERDFMEMEAQVQAARLLVWRAAWMLDNGVHNNLEASICKAKAGLVVTWVTQKAVEILGPLGYSRAHLLEKWMRDAKISDIYEGTQQINQLIIARRVLGYSSEQLK; this is translated from the coding sequence ATGATCGACTTCGATCTGTCCGACGGCATCAAGAACATGCGCAACATGACGCACATGGTCGCCGAGCAGGCCATGCGTCCCATCTCGCGCGAGTCCGATGAGAAGGAGCACGAGAAGCCCATGGAGTTCCTCTCCATGATGTGGAACGTCTCCAAGGGCGCGACCATGACGGGCGGCGCCGACGGCGACGACAAGCCGTCGAAGAAGAAGGACAAGGGTCCGAACGAGCGCATCCTCGGCATGTGCGTCACGGTCGAGGAGCTGTGCTGGGGCGACGTCGGCCTCTACCTCTCGATCCCGAACCCGGGCCTCGGCGGCGCGGCGGTGCAGGCCGCCGGTACGCCCGAGCAGAAGGAGCGCTTCCTCGCGCGCTTCAGGGACGGCGATCCCAAGTGGGGCGCGATGGCGATCACCGAGCCCGGCTGCGGCTCGGACAGCGCCGCCATCCAGACGACCGCCGTGCGCGACGGCGATCACTGGGTCCTGAACGGCACCAAGATCTTCTGCACCAGCGGCCTCATGGCGGCCGAGAAGTCCGACGGCTTCGTCGTCGTGTGGGCGACGCTCGACCGCTCCGCCGGCCGCTCCGGCATCCGCGCCTTCGTCGTCGACGCGCACACGCCGGGCATGTACGTGACCAAGGTCGAGGACAAGCTCGGCATCCGCGCGTCGGACACGGCGACGATCGTGTTCGAGGACTGCCGCATCCCGCTCGACAACATCCTCGGCAGCGCCGAGGTGAAGAAGACGGGCGGCTTCAAGGGCGCGATGGCGACCTTCGACGCCACCCGCCCGATCGTCGCCGCCAGCGCCATCGGCGTCGCACGCGCGGCGCTCGATTTCGTGCGCGACACGCTGAAGGAGAAGGGGGTCACGGTCCGCTACGGCGCCCCGCTCCACAAGCTGACGGCGCTCGAGCGCGACTTCATGGAGATGGAGGCGCAGGTGCAGGCCGCGCGCCTGCTCGTATGGCGCGCGGCGTGGATGCTCGACAACGGCGTCCACAACAATCTCGAGGCCTCGATCTGCAAGGCGAAAGCCGGCCTCGTCGTGACCTGGGTAACCCAGAAGGCGGTCGAGATCCTCGGGCCGCTCGGCTACTCGCGCGCACACCTGCTCGAGAAGTGGATGCGCGACGCGAAGATCAGCGACATCTACGAGGGCACGCAGCAGATCAACCAGCTCATCATCGCCCGGCGCGTGCTCGGCTACTCGTCCGAGCAGCTGAAGTAG
- a CDS encoding peptidase M14: MATAPGGHGVPDILPLLARVPDHREFFGFDELRARATALCAEFPGIARMEQVGASTEGRPIEMLSVGHGRTPVLLLGVPHPNEPIGTLTIDFLTRLLCEDDALRTRLDVTLHAIPVADPDGLVLNEGWFKGAFSPLRYALHFYRPPHREQVEWSFPVLYKTLRWTTPTAETATVMRVMERVRPRVYYSLHNAGFCGVYFYVSDGRPDLYPAYHALVASQGLPLHRGEPEVPYLRTLAPAIYGLFGIDETYEYLARTLDEDPATVIEAGTCGDDWIRRVCDAYSLVCELPYYTAPALDDASPAGCTRREAVRAGIERGLALHAELEGFVAALGERAPDHRLTRSVVDYVRKLPKRLAAQRAEAETVAYAREATRAEAIDATVCSTFYHLLYFGELHRLAVMVGDAALADAVHARLSALAAEVERDSALRVLPIRPLVAVQAGAGLLAMGAAGSGV; encoded by the coding sequence ATGGCGACCGCCCCCGGCGGGCACGGCGTGCCGGATATCCTCCCCCTCCTCGCCCGCGTTCCCGATCACCGCGAGTTCTTCGGCTTCGACGAGCTGCGCGCGCGTGCGACGGCGCTGTGCGCGGAGTTTCCCGGCATCGCGCGCATGGAGCAGGTCGGCGCCTCGACCGAGGGCCGCCCGATCGAGATGCTGAGCGTCGGCCACGGTCGTACGCCGGTGCTGCTGCTCGGCGTGCCGCATCCGAACGAACCGATCGGCACGCTGACGATCGACTTCCTCACGCGGCTCCTCTGCGAGGACGACGCGCTGCGAACGCGGCTCGACGTGACGCTGCACGCCATCCCCGTCGCCGACCCCGACGGTCTCGTGCTGAACGAGGGCTGGTTCAAGGGCGCGTTCTCGCCGCTGCGCTACGCGCTCCATTTCTATCGCCCGCCGCACCGCGAGCAGGTCGAGTGGAGCTTCCCCGTGCTCTACAAGACGTTGCGCTGGACGACGCCTACGGCCGAAACGGCCACGGTGATGCGCGTCATGGAGCGGGTGCGGCCGCGGGTCTACTACTCGCTGCACAACGCCGGCTTCTGCGGCGTCTACTTCTACGTCTCGGACGGCCGTCCGGACCTCTACCCGGCCTACCACGCGCTGGTCGCGTCGCAGGGTCTGCCGCTCCATCGCGGCGAGCCCGAGGTGCCGTACCTGCGCACGCTGGCGCCGGCGATCTACGGTCTGTTCGGCATCGACGAGACCTACGAGTACCTCGCCCGGACGCTGGACGAGGATCCCGCCACGGTGATCGAGGCCGGCACCTGTGGCGACGACTGGATCCGCCGCGTCTGCGACGCCTACTCGCTGGTGTGCGAGCTGCCCTACTACACCGCCCCGGCGCTCGACGACGCGTCACCGGCGGGCTGCACCCGGCGCGAGGCGGTGCGGGCCGGGATCGAGCGTGGGCTCGCGCTGCACGCCGAGCTGGAGGGCTTCGTCGCGGCGCTCGGTGAACGGGCGCCGGATCACCGGCTCACGCGCTCCGTCGTCGACTACGTGCGCAAGCTGCCGAAGCGTCTCGCGGCGCAGCGGGCCGAGGCCGAGACGGTGGCATACGCGCGCGAGGCGACGCGCGCCGAGGCGATCGACGCGACGGTGTGCTCGACGTTCTACCACCTGCTCTACTTCGGCGAGCTGCACCGGCTCGCGGTGATGGTCGGCGACGCTGCGCTCGCCGATGCGGTGCACGCGCGTCTGTCGGCGCTCGCGGCCGAGGTCGAGCGCGACAGCGCGCTGCGCGTGCTGCCGATCCGGCCCCTGGTCGCCGTGCAGGCAGGTGCCGGGCTGCTCGCGATGGGCGCTGCGGGCAGCGGCGTCTAG